One Rhodohalobacter sp. SW132 DNA segment encodes these proteins:
- a CDS encoding Arc family DNA-binding protein yields the protein MPSITVKNIPEPIYKKLKQQAEAQHRSMNSEIIACLERSVEPKRVSSDEILRQARMMRKKVRGSLSAEEIEKTMIVVDTNILAHFWLPSDHTELCDQLFQWDPDWVAPVLWKSEFRNVVFLYMRKKLIDLSEALQVSEKAENQMKDREFHVNSIQVYNFAEKSDCSSYDCEFISLAEDLDTKLITMNKQILRSFPE from the coding sequence ATGCCAAGTATCACAGTCAAAAATATACCAGAGCCTATTTACAAAAAGCTAAAGCAGCAGGCAGAAGCACAACATCGAAGTATGAACAGCGAGATTATAGCCTGTTTGGAGCGATCCGTCGAGCCGAAACGTGTTTCTTCTGATGAAATTCTCCGTCAAGCACGGATGATGAGAAAAAAAGTCAGAGGAAGCTTGTCTGCTGAAGAAATTGAAAAGACCATGATTGTTGTTGATACTAACATTCTCGCTCATTTTTGGTTACCATCAGACCATACTGAACTGTGTGATCAATTATTTCAATGGGATCCGGATTGGGTTGCTCCGGTTTTGTGGAAAAGTGAGTTCAGGAATGTTGTTTTTCTTTACATGAGAAAAAAACTCATTGATCTGTCTGAAGCATTACAAGTCTCTGAAAAAGCAGAAAATCAGATGAAAGATCGGGAGTTTCATGTAAACTCAATTCAGGTATATAATTTTGCTGAAAAATCTGATTGTTCTTCCTACGACTGTGAATTCATCAGTCTCGCAGAAGATCTGGATACCAAACTGATAACCATGAACAAGCAGATTCTTCGTTCGTTTCCTGAGTGA
- a CDS encoding VOC family protein has protein sequence MPQLVKQQIGIVAIVVENYDDAIEFYTQKLQFTLVEDTDLGGGKRWIQVSPPNSNGTNLLLAQASSDEQRQVIGNQTGGRVFLFLQTNDFWRDYEAMKSKGVVFTEEPRVEEYGTVVVFQDLYGNKWDLLQLNRAPN, from the coding sequence ATGCCTCAATTAGTAAAACAGCAAATAGGAATTGTTGCCATAGTCGTAGAAAACTATGACGATGCGATCGAGTTTTATACTCAAAAGCTTCAATTTACTTTGGTAGAAGATACCGATTTAGGTGGCGGTAAACGTTGGATTCAAGTTTCTCCGCCAAACTCAAATGGCACAAATCTTCTTCTTGCACAAGCTAGTTCAGATGAACAAAGACAGGTAATAGGTAATCAAACTGGTGGTCGTGTGTTCTTGTTTCTACAAACCAATGATTTCTGGCGTGATTATGAGGCAATGAAATCAAAGGGTGTGGTTTTCACCGAGGAACCTCGAGTAGAAGAATATGGCACAGTTGTAGTTTTTCAAGACCTGTATGGCAACAAATGGGACTTATTACAACTAAATCGAGCACCCAATTAG